One region of Daphnia pulicaria isolate SC F1-1A chromosome 7, SC_F0-13Bv2, whole genome shotgun sequence genomic DNA includes:
- the LOC124348523 gene encoding dnaJ homolog subfamily C member 7 homolog, whose product MRGFHAARNILQSANEKLVLQLDSKAKELEEEKALSKKKIQELESDHQESFGKIRQYYQTLLNNRNCKNNELEETISELNSTIDECEENHRTEMEEIDTRYSKVIDEQNEHLMQLESRVAELTQKNCELNDTVDELELSSYALPDYYKILNVNRLDTDEKIMKSYREKILQAHPDKINQIQTDDVDKALMKANRLSQALNRAKDLLMNSRLRYQYDSWLDMTEIKKTEKKIWDYKAFEERKRYRN is encoded by the coding sequence ATGAGAGGGTTCCACGCTGCCCGTAATATTCTTCAAAGCGCAAACGAAAAGCTTGTCCTCCAACTAGACAGCAAAGCAAAAGAACTTGAGGAAGAAAAAGCCttgtcaaagaagaaaatccagGAGTTAGAAAGCGACCACCAGGAAAGCTTCGGAAAAATTCGACAATACTACCAAACTTTGCTTAACAACAGAAACTGCAAAAATAATGAACTTGAAGAAACGATCTCAGAGTTGAACTCTACAATTGATGAATGCGAAGAAAACCACCGCACTGAGATGGAAGAAATAGATACGAGGTATTCAAAAGTAATCGATGAACAAAACGAACACTTGATGCAGCTGGAGTCTAGGGTTGCCGAGTTGACACAGAAAAACTGCGAATTGAACGACACTGTGGACGAACTAGAGCTCAGCTCTTACGCGCTACCAGATTACTACAAAATTCTGAACGTGAATAGGTTAGACACCgacgaaaaaatcatgaagtCCTACAGAGAGAAAATTCTACAAGCCCATCCAGACAAGATCAATCAGATACAAACAGATGATGTTGACAAAGCGTTGATGAAGGCGAACCGACTAAGCCAGGCACTTAATCGTGCAAAGGACTTATTAATGAATTCGAGACTTCGGTATCAATACGACAGCTGGTTAGACATGACGGAGATCAAGAaaacagagaagaaaataTGGGATTATAAAGCGTTTGAAGAACGGAAACGTTACAGGAATTAA